The proteins below are encoded in one region of Buttiauxella gaviniae:
- a CDS encoding AraC family transcriptional regulator, whose product MNYDVSQILSRLLNSPSGIQRIWFADSQTAPSELAYQVDFPRLEIVLEGVLMDACNTGIPAKLEQNDVLYIPAKCWNNPQWNAPVTTLSILFGKQQLGFSVLHWDGATFKTLGKQNVARRGPRIGSFLLQALNELIKQPQDQQTVRFIVSSILSHCTDLLGSQIQTASRSEALFDAIREYIDGKYAEQLTRESVSQAFYISPNYLSHLFQKTGAVGFNEYLNYTRLEHAKMLLKRYDLKVKEVAHACGFIDSNYFCRLFRKNTERSPSEYRRQYHSQLTEKMPNPE is encoded by the coding sequence ATGAATTACGACGTGAGCCAAATTCTTTCCCGGCTGCTCAACAGCCCGTCCGGTATTCAGCGCATCTGGTTTGCAGATAGCCAAACGGCCCCATCGGAACTCGCCTATCAGGTTGATTTCCCGCGTCTGGAAATCGTGTTGGAAGGGGTGTTAATGGATGCTTGCAATACCGGCATACCGGCAAAGCTCGAGCAAAACGACGTGCTTTATATTCCCGCAAAATGCTGGAACAACCCTCAGTGGAATGCGCCTGTCACCACGTTGAGTATTTTATTCGGCAAGCAACAGCTCGGGTTTAGTGTTTTACACTGGGATGGCGCCACGTTTAAAACCTTAGGAAAACAGAACGTGGCGCGCCGTGGGCCACGCATCGGTTCATTCCTGCTTCAGGCTCTTAACGAACTGATAAAGCAACCTCAGGATCAACAAACGGTGAGGTTTATCGTTAGCAGTATTCTTAGCCATTGCACCGATCTGCTGGGTAGCCAAATTCAGACGGCATCGCGAAGTGAAGCGTTATTCGACGCGATACGTGAATACATTGATGGAAAATATGCCGAGCAACTGACTCGCGAATCTGTCTCGCAAGCGTTTTATATTTCGCCCAACTATCTTTCTCATTTATTCCAGAAAACCGGCGCGGTGGGTTTTAATGAATATCTAAATTATACCCGGCTTGAGCACGCTAAAATGCTGCTTAAACGCTACGATCTGAAGGTAAAAGAAGTTGCGCACGCCTGCGGCTTTATCGACAGCAATTATTTTTGCCGCTTGTTCAGAAAAAACACGGAGAGATCGCCCTCTGAGTACCGCCGCCAGTATCACAGCCAACTGACAGAAAAAATGCCTAACCCAGAA